In the genome of Streptomyces sp. V2I9, one region contains:
- a CDS encoding peptidase, which translates to MTRLSPRAALHRAAGSLAAAGLLAVAPFAGATAPAHAAGLPVFTLGGPPETGLHPYRADGRPEPSTVGITLDDPSTGEGSGFEGAFTLTFDLSGVAGVAEVAFAGGTGPECEVTGATAVCAGRGVRPGAQPAADLLVTAATGSEAGDSGTITVTGEAEGAAFTPFTTRVTVGGPDLVMEELPFRTELTPGDRQQAPITFANRGTRDADGVLLTLRYTRGLDIPQRYANCRYSEDDPDLPDFGWTTARCSVEGAFEAGATYTLATPLTIEATDRAFHDTFLYRVEEGAAAGPAAHGEHGDGDVLKAVPVRDAKKRAAVRNTDLTPHDNQREADFRTENTADFAAYGDRVSGARGSTVTAALGFRNEGPAWIGRLRSGENVAVVDVTVPRGASVVAKPDRCRAVTADGGYREDRTGPAPRYLCPTSTTVRDGEGLDLSFELRIDEVLAGAEGEITVRGASPGNPALPFDPAPANNTARLVLNPEGGGSGSGGTGGGGPGGPSTPPAPSPGGGPPTASGPPTSSTSGGSAAGGSGTGGGLASTGSVALTVSGAAAVSLVTGLTLVAAARRRAGRHA; encoded by the coding sequence ATGACACGTCTGTCCCCGAGGGCCGCGCTGCACCGCGCGGCGGGCTCCCTCGCCGCCGCAGGCCTGCTGGCCGTGGCCCCGTTCGCCGGGGCGACGGCTCCCGCGCACGCCGCCGGCCTCCCGGTGTTCACGCTCGGCGGCCCCCCGGAGACCGGCCTGCACCCCTATCGCGCCGACGGCCGGCCGGAGCCGTCCACGGTCGGGATCACCCTCGACGACCCGTCCACCGGGGAGGGGAGCGGCTTCGAGGGGGCGTTCACGCTCACCTTCGACCTCAGCGGTGTCGCGGGTGTCGCCGAGGTGGCGTTCGCCGGCGGTACGGGACCGGAGTGCGAGGTCACCGGGGCGACGGCGGTCTGCGCGGGCCGGGGCGTCCGGCCGGGGGCGCAGCCCGCCGCCGACCTCCTCGTCACGGCCGCCACCGGCAGCGAGGCCGGTGACAGCGGCACGATCACGGTGACCGGCGAGGCGGAGGGCGCCGCCTTCACACCGTTCACCACACGGGTCACGGTCGGCGGCCCCGACCTCGTGATGGAGGAGCTGCCGTTCCGTACGGAGCTGACGCCGGGCGACCGCCAGCAGGCGCCGATCACCTTCGCCAACCGCGGCACCAGGGACGCCGACGGCGTGCTGCTCACCCTGCGGTACACCCGCGGCCTGGACATTCCGCAGCGCTACGCCAACTGCCGCTACTCCGAGGACGACCCGGACCTGCCGGACTTCGGCTGGACCACGGCGCGCTGCTCCGTGGAGGGCGCGTTCGAGGCGGGTGCGACGTACACCCTGGCGACCCCGCTGACCATCGAAGCCACCGACCGCGCCTTCCACGACACCTTTCTCTACCGCGTCGAGGAGGGCGCCGCCGCCGGTCCCGCAGCCCACGGGGAACACGGTGACGGCGACGTGCTGAAGGCGGTCCCGGTGCGGGACGCGAAGAAGCGCGCGGCCGTCCGGAACACCGACCTCACCCCGCACGACAACCAGCGCGAGGCCGACTTCCGTACGGAGAACACGGCCGACTTCGCCGCGTACGGCGACCGGGTGTCCGGGGCGCGCGGCTCCACCGTCACGGCCGCCCTCGGGTTCCGCAACGAGGGCCCGGCGTGGATCGGCCGCCTCCGCTCCGGCGAGAACGTCGCCGTCGTCGACGTCACGGTGCCCCGCGGCGCGTCGGTCGTGGCGAAGCCGGACCGCTGCCGCGCGGTGACGGCGGACGGCGGGTACCGCGAGGACCGGACGGGCCCCGCGCCGCGCTACCTCTGCCCGACCTCGACGACCGTGCGCGACGGCGAGGGCCTGGACCTGTCGTTCGAGCTGCGGATCGACGAGGTCCTGGCCGGGGCGGAGGGCGAGATCACCGTCCGGGGCGCCTCGCCGGGGAATCCGGCGCTTCCGTTCGACCCGGCCCCCGCGAACAACACCGCGAGGCTCGTTCTCAACCCCGAGGGCGGCGGCTCCGGCTCCGGCGGCACGGGCGGCGGCGGACCGGGCGGTCCGTCCACTCCGCCGGCCCCGAGCCCGGGCGGGGGCCCGCCCACGGCCTCCGGACCCCCGACGTCCAGCACCTCGGGCGGCAGCGCGGCGGGCGGCTCCGGCACCGGGGGCGGCCTCGCCTCGACGGGATCGGTCGCCCTGACCGTCTCGGGTGCGGCGGCGGTGTCGCTGGTGACGGGCCTGACGCTGGTGGCGGCGGCACGACGACGAGCCGGCCGGCACGCCTGA